One Prinia subflava isolate CZ2003 ecotype Zambia chromosome 9, Cam_Psub_1.2, whole genome shotgun sequence DNA segment encodes these proteins:
- the TEX36 gene encoding testis-expressed protein 36 produces MENGSRKPSIQHGGDWFAHEGEQEGELESTTSASLRHVLDTAAALGTEFRQPLEYKARVEKAGNNHFPFSSHDNRHEICNAVEYFDLGMGVRKLDPEKRKRNSHNFLEWVTASGESHSHDLLTVYQTSFVADQARLGHEDCRARRYPKHHTQRQCTAHKQCTAHKQCCCPKPASDDGKALQPYKPS; encoded by the exons ATGGAGAACGGGAGTAGGAAGCCCAGCATCCAGCACGGCGGCGACTGG TTTGCTCACgaaggggagcaggagggcGAGCTGGAATCAACAACAAGCGCTTCACTAAGACATGTACTGGACACGGCGGCTGCTCTGGGCACGGAGTTTAGACAGCCGCTGGAATACAAAGCTCGGGTGGAG aaagcagGAAACAACCATTTCCCGTTCTCTTCTCATGACAACAGACATGAGATATGCAACGCAGTTGAGTATTTTGACTTG GGCATGGGCGTGAGGAAGCTGGATCCCGAGAAGCGGAAACGGAACTCGCACAACTTCCTCGAGTGGGTCACTGCATCAGGAGAGAGCCACAGCCATGACCTGTTAACCGTGTACCAGACCTCGTTCGTGGCAGACCAGGCCCGCCTCGGGCACGAGGACTGCCGTGCCAGGCGCTATCCCAAACACCACACCCAGAGACAGTGCACCGCCCACAAACAGTGCACCGCCCACAaacagtgctgctgccccaaacctgcctctGACGACGGCAAAGCCCTGCAGCCCTACAAGCCATCCTAA